GGAGGGTCAGGCCACGCTGACCTGGAGTTCCTTCACGCCGTTGATCCACGCCGAGCGCAGGCGGCGGGGGTCCCCGGTCAGGACCAGGTTCGGCATCGCGTCGGCTATCGCGTTGAAGATCAGGTCGATCTCCAGGACCGCCAGGGACTTGCCCAGGCAGTAGTGGGGGCCGCCGCCTCCGAAGCCGAGGTGGGGGTTGGGGTCGCGGGTGATGTCGAAGGTGTCGGGGTCGGTGAAGACCTCGGGGTCGTGGTTGGCGGAGGCGTAGAAGATGCCGACCCGGTCGCCCTTCCTGATCAGCTTGCCGCCCAGTTCGGTGTCCTGAGTGGCGGTGCGCTGGAAGGAGTTGACCGGGGTGGCCCAGCGGACGATCTCCTCCGCCGCGGTCGCCGGGCGCTCGGCCTTGTACCGCTCCCACTGGTCGGGGTGGGTGAGGAAGGCGTGCATGCCGTGGGTGATGGCGTTGCGGGTGGTCTCGTTGCCGGCCACCGCCAGCATCAGCACGAAGAAGCCGAACTCGTCGGAGTTCAGGTTGCCTTCGTCCTCCGCCGCGACCAGGGCCGTCACGATGTCCTTCGCCGGACACTGCTTGCGGTCGGCCGCCATGTTCATCGCGAACGCGATGAGCTCCATCGCCGACTGCTGGCCGACTTCCTCGGTGATCGCGTACTCGGGATCGTCGTACGAGATCATCTTGTTGGACCAGTCGAAGATCTTGGCCCGGTCGTCCTGCGGGATGCCGATGAGCTCGGCGATGGCCTGGAGGGGCAGTTCGCAGGCCACCTCGGTGACGAAGTCGAAGGATCCGGGGTGTTGGCGGGCGTTCGCCGCGATCGCGGTGGCGCGGGCGCGGAGGTTGTCCTCCAGGGCGCGGATGGCGCGCGGGGTGAACACGCGCTGGACGATGCTGCGGACCCGGGTGTGCTCCGGCGGGTCCATGTTGAGCAGGATCAGGCGCTGGGCGTCGATGGCGTCGCGTTCGATGTGCTCGTTGAAGCGGATGATCGCCGTGTTGAGGGTGGAGGAGAAGAGCTCGGGGTGGGTGGAGACGTACTTGACGTCCGCGTGCCGTGTCACCGCCCAGTAGCCCTCGTCCTGGAAGCCGGCGATGTTGCCCGCCTGGGGGATCCAGCGGACCGGTTCCACCCGGCGCAGTTCGGCGAACTCCGGCAGCGGAACGCGCTGTTGCAGCAGATCGGGATCGGTGAGGTCGAACCCGTCGGGGAGCTCTGGACAGGTCATGGGGCAGCTCCAGCCGTGTTCCAGCCTTGTTCGGCGGTCTTCTGACGGTCCATCAGGTCGTCCGGTGAACGTAGTAACGGGTTCTAGAAGTAGCAAGAGGCGTGCACGACTCTTGCGGCGACGGACCCCCTGTCAGCAGACTGCCTGTGGAACTAGAACACGTACTAGTTCCGCGTGGCGGGCCGGGCCGGGACGCCCCCGCGCCGCGCGGGTACGCAGGAGAGGAACTCCTTTTCATGGCCGCGGAACCCGTGATCGTCGAAGCCGTACGCACCCCCATCGGCAGGCGCGGTGGCGCGCTCGCCAACCTCCACCCCGCCT
This DNA window, taken from Streptomyces sp. NBC_00663, encodes the following:
- a CDS encoding cytochrome P450, with the protein product MTCPELPDGFDLTDPDLLQQRVPLPEFAELRRVEPVRWIPQAGNIAGFQDEGYWAVTRHADVKYVSTHPELFSSTLNTAIIRFNEHIERDAIDAQRLILLNMDPPEHTRVRSIVQRVFTPRAIRALEDNLRARATAIAANARQHPGSFDFVTEVACELPLQAIAELIGIPQDDRAKIFDWSNKMISYDDPEYAITEEVGQQSAMELIAFAMNMAADRKQCPAKDIVTALVAAEDEGNLNSDEFGFFVLMLAVAGNETTRNAITHGMHAFLTHPDQWERYKAERPATAAEEIVRWATPVNSFQRTATQDTELGGKLIRKGDRVGIFYASANHDPEVFTDPDTFDITRDPNPHLGFGGGGPHYCLGKSLAVLEIDLIFNAIADAMPNLVLTGDPRRLRSAWINGVKELQVSVA